The nucleotide sequence ACGTTGCTGGGCCAACCTCACTCCTATTCATAGCTCGCCAGTTCAGCGCGATATTTCGGGCCGCCACGCGCGACCTGGCGGCGGTGAAACAGGTAGCTGGCCGCCGCGCTATGCGACACTTGGTCGAGAACCGCGACAGGAGGAATGCGTATGGCGGGCTGGACGAAGGGTCTGTTTGGGGCTCTGAGCGCAGCTGGACTTGCCGCTCTGTTGGTGCTGGGGGCGGGGACCGCGGCCGCGGATCCGGATCCCGCGCCCGGTGATCCGAACGTTCCCGCACCGGCCGATCCGGGTGCCCCGGGGGTCCCGCCCGCGCCGCCGCCCGTCGCGGCGCCACCGCCGCTGCCCGCCCCGTTTCAGCTGCCGGCCTTTCCGGCGGCGGTGGGCCCGGTTGAGGGGCAGAACCCGACACCGTTCACCGGTCAGGCCCCGTTCGCGCCGCCGTCGTTCGTTCCGAAACCCGGCTCGACGGTCGGCGTGGCCCAGCCGATCATCATCAACTTCCCCGGGACGGTTGCCGACGCGGGCGCGGCCATCGACGCGGTCCACGTGATGTCGACTCCGCCGGTTGCGGGCAAGTTCTACTGGATGACCCCGACCCAGCTGCGCTGGCGCCCGCTGAACTTCTGGCCCGCCCACACCGCGGTGACCGTCGATGCCGGCGGGACGGTGATGAGCTTCCAGACCGGAGATCAACTGGTGGCCACGGCCGACGACGCCACGCACCAGCTGACCATCGCGCGCAACGGCACCGTGGAGAAGACCTTCCCGATGTCGATGGGCATGACGTCCGGCAACCACCAGACCCCCAACGGCACCTACTACGTGCAGGACAAGAAGGCGTCGGTGGTGATGGACTCCTCGACCTACGGCGTGCCGGTCAACTCGACCTACGGCTACAAGGTGACGGTGGAGGACGCGGTCCGCTTCGACAACGTCGGCGACTATGTGCACAGCGCCCCGTGGTCGGTCGACGACCAGGGCAAGCGCGACGTCAGCCACGGCTGCATCAACATCAGCCCCAGCAACGCGAAGTGGTTCTTCGACAACTTCGGCCCCGGTGATCCGATCATCGTGGTGAACTCCAGCGGCGGCAATTACAAGAAGAACGACGGCTCCAGCGACTGGATCACCAACTAGCTTCCGGCGCGGTATTTGAGCAAGGCTTCCGCACGGCCGCGAGTTATGTATAGCATCATACATATGCGCAGCCCCCGTGACCGGATGGTGCTGTCGGCCGCCCTGCTGATCAGGGAACGCGGCGCGCACGCCACCGCCATCTCGGATGTCCTCGAGCACAGCGGCGCCCCGCGGGGCTCGGCCTACCACTACTTCCCGGGCGGGCGCACGCAGCTGCTGCGCGAGGCCGTCGACCTCGCCGGCGAGCACGTCGCCGGGAGCATCGCCGAGGCCACAAACGGCCGCGAGCTGTGGGACACGCTGATCGAGAAGTACCGCCGGCAGCTGCTCGATAGCGACTTCCGCGCGGGCTGTCCGGTGGTGGCGGTCTCCGTCGAGGCGGACGAACAGGCCGTGATCGAACGCGCCGCGGCGGCGTTCGACCACTGGACCGACCTGATCGCGCAACGGTTCATCGCCGACGGAGTATCGGCCGAGCGGGCCAACGAGCTGGCGGTGCTGGCCACCTCGGCGCTCGAGGGCGCGATCGTGCTGGCCCGAGTGCGGCGCGACCTGACGCCGCTCGACGTCGTTCACCGTCAACTACGCAACGTCTTCATGGAGGCACGATGACCGCCGAGTGGAAGCCCACCGCCTGCATCCTGTGCGAATGCAACTGCGGGATCGTCGTGCAGGTCGAAGACCGCACGCTGGCCCGCATCCGGGGCGACAAGGAACATCCGGGCACGCGGGGCTATACCTGCAACAAGGCGTTGCGGCTCGACCACTACCAGAACAACCGCGCCCGGCTGACCTCGCCGATGCGCCGACGTGCCGATGGGACCTTCGAGGAAATCGACTGGGACACAGCGATTGTCGAGATCGCCGAAGGTTTCAAGCACATCCGCGACAGCTACGGCGGCGACAAGATCTTCTACTACGGCGGCGGCGGGCAGGGCAATCATCTGGGCGGGGCGTATAGCGGGGCGTTCCTCAAGGCCCTCGGGTCGCGCTACCGATCCAACGCGCTGGCGCAGGAGAAGACCGGCGAATCGTGGGTCGATGCCCAGCTGTACGGCGGCCACACGCGAGGGGAGTTCGAGCACGCCGAGGTGTCGGTGTTCGTCGGGAAGAACCCGTGGATGTCGCAGAGCTTCCCCCGAGCCCGGGTCGTGCTCAACGAGATCGCCAAGGACCCGGCGCGGTCGATGATCGTGATCGATCCGGTGCTCACCGACACCGCGAAGATGGCCGACTTCCACCTGCGGGTCCGGCCCGGTACCGACGCCTGGTGTCTGGCCGCCCTGGCCGCGGTGCTGGTGCAGGAAAACCTTTGCGACGAGACATTTCTCGCCGAGCACGTGCATGGCGCCGACGCCGTGCGCGACGCCCTGCGCGACGTGCCGGTCGGTGAGCATGCGCAGCACTGCGGCGTGGACGAGGAGTTGCTGCGGGCCGCCGCGCGGCGCATCGGCGCGGCCGGCAGCGTGGCGGTGTTCGAGGACCTCGGCATCCAGCAGGCACCCAACAGCACCCTGTGCTCGTATCTGAACAAGCTGCTGTGGATCCTCACCGGCAACTTCGCGAAAAAAGGTGGCCAGCACCTGCATTCGTCGTTCGCCCCGCTGTTCAGCACGGTCTCGGGTCGCACGCCGGTCACCGGTGCCCCGATCATCTCCGGGCTGATTCCGGCCAATGCGGTGCCCGAGGAGATCCTGACCGACCATCCCGACCGGTTCCGGGCGATGATCGTCGAAAGCGGCAATCCCGCGCACTCGCTGGCCAATTCGGCGGCGTGCCGGGAGGCGTTTCAGGCGCTGGAGCTGATGGTGGTCGTCGACGTCGCGATGACCGAGACGGCCAGGCTGGCCCACTATGTGCTGCCCGCGGCATCCCAGTTCGAGAAGCCGGAAGCCACGTTCTTCAATTTCGAGTTCCCGCACAACGGCTTTCAGCTCCGCCGGCCGCTGCTCGCACCGCTACCGGGGACGCTGCCCGAACCGGAGATCTGGGCTCGGCTGGTGCGGGCGCTCGGCGTCGTCGACGAAGCCGACCTGCGGCCGCTGCGGGACGCCGCGCAAAACGGCCGCCAGGCCTACACCGAGGCCTTTCTGGCGGCGGTGGCCGGTAACCCCACGCTGTCCAAGTTGCTGCCCTACGTGCTTTACGAGACGCTGGGCCCCACGCTGCCCGACGGTTTGGCCGGGGCGGCCGCGCTGTGGGGGCTGGCCCAAAAGACCGCCATGACCTATCCCGAGGCCGTCGCGCGCGCCGGTCACGCCGACGGCAACGCGTTGTTCGACGCGATCCTCGACAGCCCGTCCGGGGTGACGTTCACCGCGCACACCTACGAGGATGACTTCGCGCTGATCAGCCACGCCGATCACAAGATCGCCCTGGAAATCCCCGAAATGCTGGACGACCTCAGGGCATTGACCACCGCGCCGGCCCAACTGACCACCCCGGAATTGCCGATCGTGCTGTCGGTGGGGGAGCGGCGTGCCTACACCGCCAACGACATCTTCCGCGACCCGACCTGGCGCAAACGCGACGCCGACGGAGCGCTGCGCGTCAGCGTCGAAGACGCTCAGGCCCTTGGGCTTTCGGCCGGGGGCCGGGCGCGGATCACGACGGCGGCCGGCAGCGCCGAGGCCACCGTCGAGATCACCGAGACGATGCTGCCCGGACATGCGGCCCTGCCCAACGGTTTTGGGCTCGACTACGTCGGTGACGACGGCGCCACCGTCGTTCCCGGTGTCGCGCCCAACACGCTCACGTCGACGGACTGGCGCGACAAGTACGCGGGCACGCCGTGGCACAAGCACGTGCCCGCGCGGATCGAGGCTTGCCCAGTGGTCGAAAAAGTGCCCGTCTGATCTGCCTTACCTTCGCGCAATCAGGAGCTTCGCCAGGCTGGCCGCCGCGCCGCCGGTGCCGCCCACATAGGTCTTTACCATCTGCGCGGTGGACGGCCGTTGGCGTGCGGGCAGGGACGCCAGCCAACCAGCCGCCTCGTTTCGCCGCTCGTTGCCGTAAACGCGCATGGGACAGGGCATCCACGCCGCGATACTGCGTCCGGGCGCTCGAACCCAGTCGACGTCGGCGACGAGCGCGCAGCCGTCGAGCAGGGGCAGGTAGCGAGCGCCGAGCCGGCTGT is from Mycobacterium conspicuum and encodes:
- a CDS encoding TetR/AcrR family transcriptional regulator, with protein sequence MRSPRDRMVLSAALLIRERGAHATAISDVLEHSGAPRGSAYHYFPGGRTQLLREAVDLAGEHVAGSIAEATNGRELWDTLIEKYRRQLLDSDFRAGCPVVAVSVEADEQAVIERAAAAFDHWTDLIAQRFIADGVSAERANELAVLATSALEGAIVLARVRRDLTPLDVVHRQLRNVFMEAR
- a CDS encoding L,D-transpeptidase, with translation MAGWTKGLFGALSAAGLAALLVLGAGTAAADPDPAPGDPNVPAPADPGAPGVPPAPPPVAAPPPLPAPFQLPAFPAAVGPVEGQNPTPFTGQAPFAPPSFVPKPGSTVGVAQPIIINFPGTVADAGAAIDAVHVMSTPPVAGKFYWMTPTQLRWRPLNFWPAHTAVTVDAGGTVMSFQTGDQLVATADDATHQLTIARNGTVEKTFPMSMGMTSGNHQTPNGTYYVQDKKASVVMDSSTYGVPVNSTYGYKVTVEDAVRFDNVGDYVHSAPWSVDDQGKRDVSHGCINISPSNAKWFFDNFGPGDPIIVVNSSGGNYKKNDGSSDWITN
- a CDS encoding molybdopterin-dependent oxidoreductase, with protein sequence MTAEWKPTACILCECNCGIVVQVEDRTLARIRGDKEHPGTRGYTCNKALRLDHYQNNRARLTSPMRRRADGTFEEIDWDTAIVEIAEGFKHIRDSYGGDKIFYYGGGGQGNHLGGAYSGAFLKALGSRYRSNALAQEKTGESWVDAQLYGGHTRGEFEHAEVSVFVGKNPWMSQSFPRARVVLNEIAKDPARSMIVIDPVLTDTAKMADFHLRVRPGTDAWCLAALAAVLVQENLCDETFLAEHVHGADAVRDALRDVPVGEHAQHCGVDEELLRAAARRIGAAGSVAVFEDLGIQQAPNSTLCSYLNKLLWILTGNFAKKGGQHLHSSFAPLFSTVSGRTPVTGAPIISGLIPANAVPEEILTDHPDRFRAMIVESGNPAHSLANSAACREAFQALELMVVVDVAMTETARLAHYVLPAASQFEKPEATFFNFEFPHNGFQLRRPLLAPLPGTLPEPEIWARLVRALGVVDEADLRPLRDAAQNGRQAYTEAFLAAVAGNPTLSKLLPYVLYETLGPTLPDGLAGAAALWGLAQKTAMTYPEAVARAGHADGNALFDAILDSPSGVTFTAHTYEDDFALISHADHKIALEIPEMLDDLRALTTAPAQLTTPELPIVLSVGERRAYTANDIFRDPTWRKRDADGALRVSVEDAQALGLSAGGRARITTAAGSAEATVEITETMLPGHAALPNGFGLDYVGDDGATVVPGVAPNTLTSTDWRDKYAGTPWHKHVPARIEACPVVEKVPV
- a CDS encoding SpoIIAA family protein; protein product: MLLERGDVPEGVHALVAQGTVTSDDYRQVFEPLVERVRRSGQRLRLLYQFGPDFDRLTPAALWADSRLGARYLPLLDGCALVADVDWVRAPGRSIAAWMPCPMRVYGNERRNEAAGWLASLPARQRPSTAQMVKTYVGGTGGAAASLAKLLIARR